In Acidobacteriota bacterium, one genomic interval encodes:
- a CDS encoding tetratricopeptide repeat protein, whose translation MGRTFRVGHWRVEPDLNRMKCGRRTVSVEPKVAEVLAFMARHPGEVLGRERILGAVWPGVHVGGEVLRYSISELRKAFGDDARNPRFIETIPRRGYRLIATVSGGGPSPGGSVAVLAFSDMSAARDQEYFCDGIAEEIIGNLVRIRRLRVAPRTSSFAFKGRSEDARAIGRDLGVDHVLDGSVRREGDRVRIAVQLIRTEDGTTVWSERFDRRPEDIFAVQDEIARSVAAALEIALSPRESLAIGRAPTSDPEAYDFYLRGRQFYYQYRRKGIEFALTMFARAVEIDGGFVRAWAGMADCASFLYMYAGNHERHRRQAEAMSRRALELDPDSAEAHASRGIACALGGDYAEAEEELETAIALDPGLFEAWYSYARVSFARGELAKTVRMYAKAMEVNPHDYQAPLLAAQVYEDLGDPDRAREARERGVRAAESRLRLNPDDSRALYMGANAWAALGERDRGLEWARQALAIDPDEPMVLYNVACVQALAGRCDEALDSLERAVRSGLHQKGWLEHDSNLDPLRRSPRYRKLVRDLRC comes from the coding sequence ATGGGGCGCACATTCCGGGTGGGCCATTGGCGGGTCGAGCCCGACCTGAACCGCATGAAGTGCGGCCGCCGGACCGTTTCGGTGGAACCGAAGGTGGCGGAGGTGCTGGCCTTCATGGCCCGCCACCCCGGGGAGGTGCTCGGCCGGGAGCGGATCCTCGGCGCGGTCTGGCCCGGCGTGCATGTCGGGGGGGAGGTGCTGCGCTATTCGATCTCGGAGCTGAGGAAGGCTTTCGGGGACGACGCCCGCAACCCCCGCTTCATCGAGACCATCCCCCGGCGCGGCTACCGGCTGATCGCGACGGTGTCCGGCGGCGGCCCCTCCCCGGGCGGGTCGGTCGCGGTCCTGGCCTTTTCCGACATGAGCGCGGCCCGGGACCAGGAGTATTTCTGCGACGGGATCGCGGAGGAGATCATCGGGAACCTCGTGCGCATCCGGCGGCTGCGGGTCGCCCCCCGCACCTCCTCCTTCGCCTTCAAGGGCCGCTCGGAGGACGCGCGCGCGATCGGCCGCGACCTGGGGGTCGACCACGTGCTCGACGGGAGCGTGCGCAGGGAGGGGGACCGGGTGCGCATCGCCGTGCAGCTGATCCGGACGGAGGACGGCACGACCGTCTGGTCGGAACGGTTCGACCGCAGGCCCGAGGACATCTTCGCGGTCCAGGACGAGATCGCCCGGAGCGTGGCCGCGGCCCTGGAGATCGCCCTGTCGCCGCGCGAGAGCCTCGCCATCGGGCGCGCGCCGACGAGCGACCCCGAGGCGTACGACTTCTACCTGCGCGGCCGGCAGTTCTACTACCAGTACCGGCGCAAGGGGATCGAGTTCGCGCTGACGATGTTCGCCCGGGCGGTGGAGATCGACGGCGGCTTCGTCCGGGCCTGGGCCGGAATGGCCGACTGCGCCTCGTTTCTCTACATGTACGCGGGGAACCACGAGCGCCACCGGCGGCAGGCGGAGGCGATGAGCCGGCGCGCGCTCGAGCTCGATCCCGATTCGGCCGAAGCGCACGCGTCGCGCGGGATCGCGTGCGCGCTCGGGGGGGACTACGCCGAGGCGGAGGAGGAGCTGGAGACGGCGATCGCGCTCGACCCGGGGCTGTTCGAGGCGTGGTACTCCTACGCCCGGGTCTCCTTCGCCAGGGGGGAGCTGGCGAAGACGGTCCGGATGTACGCCAAGGCGATGGAGGTCAACCCGCACGACTACCAGGCGCCGCTTCTGGCGGCGCAGGTCTACGAGGACCTCGGGGACCCGGACCGGGCCAGGGAGGCGCGGGAGCGGGGGGTCCGGGCGGCCGAGTCGAGGCTGAGGCTGAACCCCGACGACAGCCGGGCGCTTTACATGGGGGCCAACGCGTGGGCCGCCCTGGGCGAGCGCGACCGCGGGCTCGAGTGGGCGCGGCAGGCCCTGGCCATCGATCCCGACGAACCGATGGTGCTCTACAACGTCGCCTGCGTCCAGGCGCTGGCCGGGAGGTGCGACGAAGCGCTCGATTCCCTCGAGAGGGCCGTCAGGAGCGGTTTGCACCAGAAGGGGTGGCTGGAGCACGACAGCAACCTGGACCCCCTCCGCCGCTCCCCCCGCTACCGGAAGCTCGTCCGGGACCTTCGCTGCTGA
- a CDS encoding glycoside hydrolase — translation MPAVLFLAAAFGGADELQQGFVNPPEEARPRVWWHWTGGNVTREGITKDLEWMKRVGIGGAHLADIGMEGGQRVDEKVEFLTPAWLDAVRHAAAEADRLGLELAIFSSSGWSLTGGPWVEPRQAMKRLVWSETSLGGPGRRRVELPRPVEEGEFYRDSVLVAFRTPADERPMAELRPRVTAGGPVDAPLLMDGDDATGVKVPGEAAWIRYEFPAAVGVKGVTLIAPGRGVPFGRVEGSEDGVNYRTLAALPGAVQYRARGLKTYAFPEARVRFVRLVMTGAAPDPDAVIYQTAPKPAPSYAIHEFIVHTGACIDRWQDKAGFSLIYDYGTVPTPPVAPRSAIGEVLDLTPLMEDGVLDWDAPEGEWTLLRMGYALVGSRNRSASPAGTGLEVDKLSARHVESYFRAYLGPIERALGPLVGRSLRYLVMDSWEAGAQNWTEGMIELFRQRRGYDPTPYLPALVGRVVRGSEESDRFLWDFRRTLVEAIADAHYGTMARLAREKGMGVYGEAPGVSMEILEDTLLTKSRVDIPMGEFWLGKMHPPAEYYADVRMAAAAAHVYGKRWVAAESFTGGGYDPPAAYKNLADYWFAQGVNRIVFHSSAHQPLDAAPGNTMVGTHFNRNITWAEQASGVVGYLGRVSHMLSAGRFVADLVYLLDEGAPSSQPFWGAGLQPAPPEGYDYDTINADALLHRMRVGEDGRLLLPDGTGYRVLVLPRTGRMRAEVLRKVKELVEGGAVVLGPKPEKSPTLAGGMEREDAEVRALAAEIWGDLDGVQRTRRPCGRGTVAWGVPIGELLASAGIAPDAEFDRPLDAEISWIHRRSGEAEIYFVANRTDRPLEIRARFRVAGKEAELWRPDTGKIGPAGYAIEGGRTTVPLQLEERGSVFVVFRRPAAASARTIPPPVYRTVAALDGPWDVAFPPGWGAPERLRMERLEPWSAHPGEGVKYFSGTAVYSRTFRLLPGQVRAGRLFLDLGRVGDVAEVWVNGRRAELLWKPPYRAEVGALMKAGENRLEVRVTNQWSNRMLGDRALPPEGKRLPPAPAWMERYAAPAVLAESGLLGPVAIIAAAGPE, via the coding sequence ATGCCCGCCGTCCTCTTTCTGGCAGCCGCCTTCGGCGGCGCCGATGAACTCCAGCAGGGATTTGTGAATCCGCCCGAGGAGGCCCGGCCGCGGGTCTGGTGGCACTGGACCGGGGGGAACGTCACCCGCGAAGGGATCACCAAGGACCTCGAGTGGATGAAGCGGGTGGGGATCGGCGGGGCTCACCTGGCCGACATCGGGATGGAAGGGGGGCAGCGGGTCGACGAGAAGGTGGAATTCCTCACCCCCGCGTGGCTGGACGCGGTGCGGCACGCGGCCGCCGAGGCCGACCGGCTCGGGCTCGAACTCGCGATCTTCAGTTCCTCGGGGTGGAGCCTGACGGGGGGGCCGTGGGTCGAGCCCCGGCAGGCGATGAAGCGGCTGGTGTGGAGCGAGACTTCGCTCGGCGGGCCGGGGAGGCGGCGGGTCGAGCTGCCGAGGCCGGTCGAGGAGGGGGAATTCTACCGCGACAGCGTCCTGGTCGCCTTCCGCACCCCGGCGGACGAACGGCCGATGGCCGAGCTCCGTCCGCGGGTGACGGCCGGCGGCCCGGTCGACGCGCCCCTTTTGATGGACGGGGACGACGCCACCGGGGTGAAGGTCCCGGGGGAGGCGGCCTGGATCCGGTACGAGTTTCCCGCGGCGGTGGGGGTCAAGGGGGTGACCCTGATCGCGCCCGGGCGCGGCGTCCCCTTCGGCCGGGTCGAGGGGAGCGAAGACGGGGTGAACTACCGCACCCTCGCGGCGCTCCCCGGGGCGGTGCAGTACCGCGCGCGGGGCCTCAAGACCTACGCCTTCCCGGAAGCGCGGGTGCGCTTCGTGCGCCTGGTGATGACCGGGGCGGCCCCCGACCCGGACGCCGTGATCTACCAGACCGCGCCCAAGCCAGCGCCTTCCTACGCGATCCACGAGTTTATCGTCCACACCGGGGCTTGCATCGACCGCTGGCAGGACAAGGCGGGGTTCAGCCTGATCTACGACTACGGAACGGTTCCCACCCCGCCGGTCGCGCCCCGCTCGGCGATCGGGGAGGTGCTCGACCTGACGCCGCTGATGGAGGACGGGGTCCTCGACTGGGACGCGCCCGAGGGGGAGTGGACCCTGCTGCGGATGGGGTACGCCCTGGTCGGGTCGCGCAACCGCTCCGCCTCGCCCGCCGGCACCGGGCTCGAGGTGGACAAGCTCTCCGCGCGCCACGTCGAAAGCTATTTCCGCGCCTACCTGGGGCCGATCGAGCGGGCGCTCGGGCCCCTGGTGGGGCGGAGCCTGCGCTATCTCGTCATGGACAGCTGGGAGGCGGGGGCGCAGAACTGGACCGAGGGGATGATCGAGCTGTTCCGGCAGCGGCGGGGGTACGACCCCACTCCCTATCTGCCCGCCCTCGTGGGGCGCGTGGTCAGGGGGTCCGAGGAGAGCGACCGCTTCCTCTGGGACTTCCGCCGCACCCTGGTGGAGGCGATCGCCGACGCCCACTACGGCACCATGGCCCGCCTGGCCCGGGAGAAGGGGATGGGGGTCTACGGCGAGGCGCCCGGGGTGTCGATGGAGATCCTGGAGGACACCCTTTTGACCAAGAGCCGGGTCGACATCCCGATGGGGGAGTTCTGGCTCGGGAAGATGCACCCGCCGGCCGAGTACTACGCCGACGTGCGCATGGCCGCCGCCGCGGCCCACGTCTACGGCAAGCGCTGGGTGGCCGCCGAGAGTTTCACCGGCGGGGGGTACGACCCCCCCGCGGCCTACAAGAACCTGGCCGACTACTGGTTCGCCCAGGGGGTGAACCGGATCGTGTTTCATTCCTCCGCCCACCAGCCGCTCGACGCCGCGCCGGGGAACACGATGGTGGGGACGCACTTCAACCGCAACATCACCTGGGCGGAACAGGCCTCCGGGGTGGTGGGCTATCTCGGGCGCGTCTCCCACATGCTCTCCGCGGGGCGCTTCGTCGCCGACCTGGTCTATCTCCTCGACGAGGGGGCGCCCTCGAGCCAGCCCTTCTGGGGCGCCGGCCTCCAGCCGGCCCCGCCCGAAGGGTACGACTACGACACGATCAACGCCGACGCGCTCCTTCACCGGATGAGGGTGGGGGAGGACGGGCGGCTCCTGCTGCCCGACGGGACGGGGTACCGCGTCCTGGTGCTTCCCCGCACCGGCCGGATGCGGGCCGAAGTGCTCCGGAAGGTGAAGGAGCTGGTAGAGGGGGGGGCGGTGGTGCTCGGGCCGAAGCCGGAAAAATCCCCGACCCTTGCCGGGGGGATGGAGCGCGAGGACGCCGAGGTGCGGGCGCTGGCCGCCGAGATCTGGGGCGACCTGGACGGGGTGCAGCGCACCCGGCGCCCCTGCGGCCGGGGGACGGTGGCCTGGGGGGTGCCGATCGGGGAGCTGCTCGCCTCGGCCGGGATCGCGCCCGACGCCGAGTTCGACCGCCCGCTCGACGCGGAAATTTCCTGGATCCACCGCCGGAGCGGGGAGGCGGAGATCTATTTCGTCGCCAACCGCACCGACCGGCCGCTCGAGATCCGCGCCCGCTTCCGGGTGGCGGGGAAGGAGGCGGAACTGTGGCGCCCCGACACGGGGAAGATCGGGCCGGCGGGCTACGCGATCGAGGGGGGGCGCACCACCGTGCCGCTCCAACTCGAGGAGCGCGGGTCGGTCTTCGTGGTCTTCCGCCGCCCGGCGGCGGCTTCCGCGCGCACCATCCCGCCGCCGGTGTACCGGACCGTGGCCGCGCTCGACGGGCCCTGGGACGTGGCCTTCCCCCCGGGGTGGGGGGCCCCGGAGCGGCTGAGGATGGAGCGGCTCGAGCCCTGGTCGGCGCACCCCGGGGAGGGGGTGAAATATTTCTCCGGCACCGCCGTCTACTCGAGGACGTTCCGGCTCCTCCCGGGGCAGGTCCGCGCCGGGCGCCTCTTTCTCGACCTGGGGAGGGTGGGGGACGTGGCCGAAGTGTGGGTCAACGGCCGGCGGGCGGAACTGCTCTGGAAGCCCCCCTACCGCGCCGAGGTGGGAGCTTTGATGAAAGCGGGGGAGAACCGGCTCGAGGTCCGGGTCACCAACCAGTGGTCGAACCGGATGCTGGGCGACCGCGCCCTCCCGCCGGAAGGGAAGAGGCTCCCCCCCGCCCCCGCCTGGATGGAGCGCTACGCCGCGCCGGCGGTGCTGGCCGAGTCGGGCCTCCTCGGCCCGGTCGCGATTATCGCGGCTGCCGGACCGGAATGA
- a CDS encoding solute-binding protein — MGGRTWILVAALLPALAPQAPSLRAAEGAGDSRPLRVAVIGGMTMTPLWGEIERLFLAETGIRMEVVATGPKPSLARAMKEGKVDFLTMHSSDATTNLVADGWARDLRPWAKNDLVIVGPAADPAGVAGLKDGAEAVRRIAATGSNWLDFESNGPRETAHTLFANAGVRMAGPWVLKYEHAGTAGILHYVAARNAYMIVGRMPVLYGKMEPDPKVKILVEGDPVMRRPYVSIVANPERFPDADIEAARKLSDFLLSDRVQSFLAGYDGGIGDGVPIFIPVRQPR; from the coding sequence ATGGGGGGGCGCACCTGGATTCTGGTTGCGGCGCTGCTGCCGGCGCTCGCGCCGCAGGCGCCGTCGCTGCGGGCGGCGGAAGGGGCCGGGGACTCCCGGCCGCTGCGGGTGGCCGTGATCGGCGGGATGACCATGACCCCCCTCTGGGGCGAGATCGAAAGGCTCTTCCTGGCCGAGACCGGGATCCGGATGGAGGTGGTGGCGACGGGGCCCAAGCCCTCCCTCGCGCGCGCCATGAAGGAGGGGAAGGTCGATTTCCTCACCATGCACTCGAGCGACGCGACCACCAACCTGGTGGCCGACGGCTGGGCGCGCGACCTGCGCCCCTGGGCCAAGAACGACCTGGTCATCGTCGGCCCGGCCGCCGACCCCGCCGGCGTCGCGGGGCTGAAAGACGGCGCCGAGGCGGTGCGCCGGATCGCCGCGACCGGCTCCAACTGGCTCGACTTCGAGTCGAACGGCCCCCGCGAGACGGCCCACACCCTCTTCGCAAACGCCGGGGTGCGGATGGCGGGCCCCTGGGTCCTCAAGTACGAGCACGCCGGGACGGCCGGCATCCTCCACTACGTGGCGGCCCGAAACGCCTACATGATCGTCGGGCGGATGCCCGTCCTCTACGGCAAGATGGAGCCCGACCCCAAGGTGAAGATCCTGGTCGAGGGGGACCCCGTCATGCGCCGCCCCTACGTCTCGATCGTGGCCAACCCGGAAAGGTTCCCCGACGCCGACATCGAAGCCGCCCGGAAGCTGTCCGACTTCCTCCTCTCCGACCGGGTCCAGTCCTTCCTGGCCGGCTACGACGGCGGGATCGGCGACGGCGTCCCGATCTTCATTCCGGTCCGGCAGCCGCGATAA